ACACCAGACCGGTGATCGCGATGATCGCCAGCGTGGCGACCGGGCGTCCGGACGAAACCGCGACGACCGGCCGCGACGACGCCCAGCGGCGCTCGGCCTTCTTCTGCGCCGGGGTCTCGGTGGCGCGCTGTTGCGCCATGCACTCCGGGCAGATCACGCCGACGGCGGCGGGGGTGCGACACTCCGAACAGACCGTTCGCAGGCACCGCTGGCAGAGGACGAAGCTCTGCCGATCTGGATGCCGGTAACAGAAGTTGTCGCTGTTTCGACGGAAATCGTCGGTTGTGGACACCCGCCGCCGCCTTGAAGGTCAGACCGAGACGATGTCGACCGAGTGCAGGACGACGTCGGCCTTCGGGCGGTCCTGGGCACCGGTGGGCACCGCGGCGATGGCGTCGACGACGGCCTTCGACGCGTCATCGGCCACCTCGCCGAAGATCGTGTGCTTGCCCTGCAGCCACGGGGTGGGGTCGGTCGTGATGAAGAACTGCGAGCCGTTCGTGCCCTCCGGCTGGCCGGTGATGGCGTTGCGACGCAGACCGGCGTTCGCCATCGCGAGCTTGTACGGCGCGGTGAAGTCCAGCTCGGGGTGGATCTCGTCGTTGAAGTTGTAGCCGGGACCCCCGATGCCCTGACCGAGGGGGTCTCCGCCCTGAATCATGAAGTTGGGGATGATGCGGTGGAAGATCACGTCCTTGTAGAGCGGACCTTCACCCTTGGCGCCGGTGGCGGGATTGGTCCATTCCTGGGTTCCATCGGACAGACCGATGAAGTTGCGGACGGTACGGGGAGCGTGGTCGCCGAACAGGTTGACCACGATGTCGCCGTGGTTGGTGTGCAAGGTCGCGACGGCGGTGTGAGTAGCCATGGGTACATTCTCTCAGAGTTATCTGCAAGGGTCCGTGGTGGGCACCGCCCGGTCTGGCAAGATGAAGCAACGTACATCCCATCGATAGGGAGGATGAGCCGTGGGCCTCAGCCGCAAGAGCAAGAAGGAACTGCGCAAGCTCCAGAAGCACGCCGCGAAGGTGTGGGAGTCGCAGCAGGTGCTGCTGGGCGAGAGCGGAAAGGTGGCTCGTGAAGCCGGCCACCAGCTCGGTCGCTTCAGCCGCGAAGACCTCGTTCCCGTCGTGCAGGACGGCTACAACAAGTACGCCGCGCCCTACGTCGACAAGAGCGTGAAGTACAGCAACCGCTTCCTCAGCAACAAGGTCATCCCGGCCGCCGGTGCTGTCGTGGGCGGGGCGATGTCGGTCTGGGACGCCGCGGGCGACACCCGCGACCGTCTCGCCAAGGGTCAGGGCTTCGACCTCGATGCCCACAAGTACGCCAAGCGAGCCGAGAAGTACGGCAAGAAGGCGTCCAAGAACCTCGCCAAGAAGCTGCCTCACCAGAACGACGGCATCGGTGCCGGTGGCGTCATCGCGATCATCCTCGGGGTGGTCGCCGCGGCCGGCGTGGCCTACGCCGCCTGGCAGACGCTTCGCGCCGACGACGAGCTGTGGGTCGCGGACGACCCGCTGCGCGCGCCGGACGCGTGAGCGACCCCACCATCAGAGTCCGAGAGGCCGCGCGTGAGCGCGGCCTCTCGGTCGATGTGCGCGAAAGACCCGCGGCCTCCAGCCTCGATGAAGCCGCGGAACTCCTCGGAATCCCTCCCGCGTCGATCGTGAAGACCCTCGTCGTCAAACGTTCCGACGACACCTACCTCTTCGCCCTTGTTCCCGGTGACCGGGCCATCTCGTGGCCGAAGCTCCGAGCGGCGGTCGGGGTCAACAAGCTCCGGCTGCCCGAGCCCGAACTGGCCCTCGCCGCCACCGGGTACGAGCGCGGCACGATCGTTCCGATCGGCAGTACTCACGACTGGCCGATCTACGCCGACGAGAGCATCGTGGGTCAGCGCATCGCGATGGGAGCCGGAGCGCACGGGTACAGCCTGTTCGTCGACGCCGACGACCTCATCCGCTCCTACGACGCGACCGTCGCCGACATCACGTCTCCTCGAGCCTGAGCGGTCACTGCTCGCCCTCCCCACGGGGAGGGAGCTTCGCCATGCGAAGCGCGATGTCCACGAGCTGTACCCGACGCAGCTTCCGCACCGCAGCAAAGCTGAACCACTCGGCTCGGTCGGTGGATCCGCCCACCTCATGGCGCAGCCGGCCACCGACGATACGCGCCCGATAAACAATGCGGAGGGTGTGCAGAGGCCCCTCCGCGCCCGTGGAGAGCCTGGAGGCGGCCGGGATCACCCGGGAATGGATGCCGAGGAGCGAGTCCACGTCGACGCGATACCCCGTCTCCTCTCGCACCTCGCGGCGAACAGCGCGTTCAGGGTCCTCGCCGGCCTCCAGGCCGCCTCCCGGGAGCGTCCAGGCCGCCCGACGCCCCTCGACCCAGTGCGCGAGCAACAGGCGATCGTCGGAGCCGGTGATGACGGCGTACGCGGCGACTCGCATGTCCATTGCGACACCATAGCGGCGCGGCCGACGACATGCTCGCGAAAGGTCGTGCCGTTTCACGCCTCGGGGAGATCGACGACGGATGTGCGGCGGTTCCGCTCGATGCCGCTTCCGGCATTCGGGAGAAGGAAGAAGATGTGGAGCCTGGGAGATTCGAACTCCCGACATCCTGCTTGCAAAGCAGGCGCTCTACCAACTGAGCTAAGGCCCCGTGGGGATGGGGTGGGGCTACCAGGACTTGAACCTGGGACCTCTTCATTATCAGTGAAGCGCTCTAACCGCCTGAGCTATAGCCCCGTTGCGACGACGTGATGTCGTCAACCTCGAAGACTTTACCGGAATCCCGAGGTTTTTCCGAATCGGCGTCAGTTCGAGGTGAAGCCGACCAGGAGACCGCCGGTCACCTTGACCGCGAGGTTGTAGATCCCGGCCACCACGGCGCCCAGCACGGTGATGACGACGAGGTTGAGGATCGCGACGATCGCCGCGAACGCCATGACCTGGGGAAGCCCGATGTACTGCGAAAGCGTCGTGCCGCCGTCGGTGAAGCTCGTGAAGAACTCGTCGAGCTTCGTGATGAGGCCCGTCGCGCTGACGACCAGGTAGATCAGGAAGTAGGAGACGACCGTCACGATCGCGACGGCCACCGCCGCGAGGAAGGACAGCTTCACCGCCGACCAGAAGTCGATGTAGACGAGGCGCAGACGCACCTGCTTCGCGGGGGTCTTGTGAGTCGACTTCTTAGCGAGCTTGTCGGCTACCGTGCTCATGCGTCAGTACTTTCCTCAGGGGTCTCGGGAGCGGAGGCGTCGGCCTCATCCGCGGGAACTGCGGCGGGCTCCGTGGTCGTCTCCGTCGTCTCTGCCAAGTTGCGTTCCGCGTTTCGCGCGATCGCGATGATGCGGTCGTCGCCTCCAGCGCGGGCGAACACGACACCCATCGTGTCGCGTCCCTTGGCGGGCACCTCGGCCACGGCAGAGCGTACCACCTTGCCGCTGGCAAGAACCACAAGGACCTCGTCGCCCTCCGACACCATCATTCCGCCCGCGAGGACGCCTCGATCGTCGGTCAAACGGGCCACCTTGATGCCCAGACCACCGCGATTCTGCATGCGGTACTCGGTCACCGCGGTGCGCTTGGCATAGCCGCCCTCGGTCACCACGAAGACGAACTCGTCGTCCTTGGCGACGGATGCCGAGAGCAGGCTGTCGCCCTCGCGGAAGTCCATGCCCTTCACGCCCGACGTCGACCGGCCCATGGGGCGCAGCGCGTTGTCGGTCGCGGAGAACCGGAGGGACATTCCCAGGCGGCTGATCAGAAGGATGTCGTCGCCCTCGTCGACGAGGAGCGCGCTGACGAGCTCGTCGGCGCCGCCCTGCTCGGTCTCGTCCGCCTCGTCCGACACCTGGCCGCGGAGCTTGATCGCGATCACGCCGCCCTGACGGTTCGTGTCGTACTCGTCGAGACGAGTCTTCTTGACCAGACCGTTGCGGGTGGCGAGCACCAGGTAGGTCGCGACGCTGTAGTCGCGGATGTCGAGGATCTGGGCGATCTCTTCATCGGGCTGCAGCGCGAGGAGGTTGGCCACGTGCTGGCCCTTGGCATCCCGTCCCGCCTCGGGGACCTCGTAGGCCTTGGAGCGATAGACGCGACCCTTGTTCGTGAAGAACAACAGCCAGTGGTGGGTCGTCGTGACGAAGAAGTGCTCGACGACGTCGTCGGCGCGCAGCTGCGCGCCCTTCACGCCCTTACCGCCGCGGTGCTGCGAACGGTAGTTGTCGCTGCGGGTGCGCTTGATGTAGCCGTCACGGGTGACCGTGATGACCATCTCTTCTTCCGCGATCAGGTCTTCGATCGACACGTCGCCGTCGAAGCCGTGCAGGATCTGGGTGCGACGGTCATCGCCGAAACGGTCGACGATCCCGGTCAGCTCGTCACGGATGATCGTGCGCTGGCGCGCGGGGGACGCCAGGATGTCGTTAAAGTCGGCGATGCGAGCTTCGAGCTCGGTCGCCTCGTCGACGATCTTCTGCCGCTCGAGGGCCGCCAGACGACGCAGCTGCATGTCGAGGATCGCCTGCGCCTGGATGTCGTCGATGTCGAGGAGCTTCTGCAGGCCCTCGTTGGCATCCTGAGCCGTCGGCGAGCGACGGATGAGCGCGATGACCTCGTCGAGGGCGTCGAGCGCCTTCAGGTAGCCGCGCAGGATGTGCATGCGCTCTTCGGCCTTGCGGAGGCGATAGCGCGTGCGCCGGACGATGACGTTGACCTGGTGGTCGATCCAGTGGCTGACGAATCCGTCGAGCGAGAGCGTGCGCGGCACACCGTCGACGATCGCCAGCATGTTGGCGCCGAAGTTCTCCTGCAGCTGGGTGTGCTTGTAGAGGTTGTTCAGCACGACCTTGGCCACCGCGTCGCGCTTGAGCACGACGACGAGACGCTGACCGGTGCGACCGGACGTCTCGTCGCGGATGTCGGCGATACCGGTGATCTTGCCCTCGCGAGCGAGGTCGCCGATCTTGACCGCGACATTGTCGGGGTTGACCTGGTACGGCAGCTCGGTGATCACGAGGCACGTGCGGCCCTGGATCTCCTCGATGTTCACGACGGCACGCATCGTGATCGAGCCGCGACCGGTGCGGTAGGCGTCCTTGATACCGCGCGTGCCGAGGATCTGCGCGGCGGTCGGGAAGTCGGGCCCGGGGATGCGCTCCATGAGCGCTTCGAGCAGCTCCTCGCGGGTGGCATCCGGGTTCTCGAGAGCCCAGAGCGCGCCGGCGGAGACCTCGCGGAGGTTGTGCGGCGGGATGTTCGTCGCCATACCGACCGCGATGCCGACCGAACCGTTGACGAGGAGGTTCGGGAAGCGCGACGGCAGGACGACGGGTTCCTGCGTCTGGCCGTCGTAGTTGTCCTCGAAGTCGACGGTCTCTTCTTCGATGTCGCGGACCATCTCGAGCGCGAGTTGCGACATCTTCGTCTCGGTGTAGCGCGGGGCGGCCGCACCCTGGTTGCCCGGGGAGCCGAAGTTGCCCTGGCCGAGCGCGAGGGGATAGCGCAGCGACCACGGCTGCACGAGACGCACGAGGGCGTCGTAGATGGGGGCGTCGCCGTGGGGGTGGTAGTGCCCCATGACCTCGCCGACGACACGGGCGCACTTCGAGAACGACTTGTCGGGTCGGAAGCCGCCGTCGTACATGCCGTAGATCACGCGGCGGTGCACGGGCTTGAGACCGTCCTCGACGCGCGGCAGTGCGCGACCGACGATGACGCTCATCGCGTAGTCGAGGTAGCTCCGCTGCATCTCGAGCTGGAGGTCGACCTGGTCGATCCTGCCGTGGTTGTGCGCGGGTTCCGACCGGACCTCGTCGGGCTCGGGCGTGATGTCGTCAGCCATGTCTTCTCAGTTTCGTAGTGCGTCGTCGATCGTCGTCGTGCGGGGTCGCAGAGCGACGGGTTCAGATGTCGAGGAAGCGGACGTCTTTGGCGTTGCGCTGGATGAAGCTGCGTCGCGACTCGACGTCTTCGCCCATGAGGACCGAGAAGATCTCGTCGGCGGCGGCCGCATCGTCGATCGTGACCTGCTTCAGGGTGCGCGTCTCGGGATCCATGGTGGTCTCCCAGAGCTCGTGGTCGTTCATCTCGCCCAGACCCTTGTAGCGCTGGATGCCGTTGTCCTTGGGGATGCGGCGACCGGCGGCCTGACCGTCGACCAGCATCGCGTCGCGCTCCCGGTCGCTGTAGGCGTACTCGTGCGGGTGGTTCGACCACTTCAGGCGGTACAGCGGCGGCTGGGCGAGGTAGACGAAGCCGGCCTCGATGAGTCCGCGCATGTAGCGGAAGAGGAGCGTGAGCAGCAGCGTCGTGATGTGCTGGCCGTCGACGTCGGCATCGGCCATCAGCACGATCTTGTGGTACCGCGCCTTGGCCATGTCGAAGTCTTCGCCGATCCCCGTCCCGAAGGCCTGGATCATGGCCTGGACCTCTTTGTTGCCCAGAGCTCGGTCGAGGCGGGCGCGCTCGACGTTGAGGATCTTGCCGCGCAGCGCGAGGATCGCCTGGGTGTGGGGGTCGCGGCCCTGAACGGCCGAGCCGCCGGCGGAGTCACCCTCGACGAGGAAGATCTCGCTGATCGAGGGATCCTTCGACGTGCAGTCCTTCAGCTTGTCGGGCATGGCCGCCGACTCGAAGACGCTCTTGCGACGAGCGGTCTCGCGCGCCTTGCGTGCCGCCAGGCGCGCGGTGGCCGCGTCGATCGCCTTGCGGATGATGTTCTTGGCCTGGCCCGGATTGCGGTCGAACCAGTCGCCGAGCTTGTCGCCGACGACCTTCTGCACGAAGGCGCGGGCTTCGGTGTTGCCGAGCTTGGTCTTCGTCTGCCCCTCGAACTGCGGCTCCGACAGCTTCACCGAGATGACGGCCGTGAGGCCCTCGCGGATGTCGTCGCCGGTGAGGTTGTCGTCCTTCTCTTTGAGGAGGTTGTTCGCGCGGGCGTAGCGGTTGACCAGCGTGGTCAGCGCGGCACGGAAGCCCTCTTCGTGGGTGCCGCCCTCGTGCGTGTTGATCGTGTTGGCGTAAGTGAAGACGTTCTCGGTGTAGGCGGTCGTCCACTGCATCGCGAGCTCGAGCGCGATGTGCCGGTCGGTGTCTTCGGACTCGACCTCGATGATCTCGTCGTTGACCACGTCGGCCTTGCGGACGCGGTTGAGGTGCTCGACGTAGTCCACGAGACCGCGCTCGTAGAGGAAGGAGTCGTTGCGCGCCTCGGTGACTTCTTCGCCCGGCTCTCCCTCGACGACCACCGACTGGGGACGCTCGTCACGGAGGCTGATGCGCAGCCCCTTGTTCAGGAACGCCATCTGCTGGAAGCGGGTGCGGAGGGTGTCGTAGTCGAAGTCGATGGTGTCGAAGATCGTCGCATCGGGCCAGAACGTGATCGTCGTCCCCGTCTGGTCGCTCTCTTCGCCCTTCTCGAGAGGGGCGAGGGGCTGGCCGCCGTCGCGGAAGGACTGGCGCCACACGTGACCCTGTCGCTTGACCTCGACCTCGAGCCGCGTCGACAGGGCGTTCACGACCGACGAACCGACGCCGTGCAGACCACCGGAGACGGCGTATCCGCCACCGCCGAACTTTCCACCGGCGTGCAGCACGGTCAGGACGACCTCGACCGTCGACTTCCCCTCGGTGCGGTGCATGTCGACCGGGATGCCGCGACCGTTGTCGACCACGCGGACGGCGCCGTCGCTGAGGATCGTGACGTCGATCGTGTCGCAGTAGCCGGCGAGAGCCTCATCGACGGAGTTGTCGACGATCTCCTGCACCAAGTGGTGGAGGCCGCGCTCACCGGTCGAGCCGATGTACATACCGGGGCGCTTGCGAACGGCTTCGAGACCCTCGAGCACCTGGATGGCGTCGGCCCCGTACTCGTTGGGAACCTTCGTGGAGGGTGCTTCAGGTTCCTCGGAAACGCTGTCGGGGTTTTCGGACGTCATGGGTGCGCGCGCTCCAGATCGGTTCTCGGAGCTTCCATCCTATCGCGCGGGACCCCGGGAAATGGCGTGTACGCCCCTACACGGGGATAAATCGGGCCGAGGCGGGATCGACCATGGCCTAGCCGTAGGTATCGCGCGGGCCGCGGCCTGGAACGGCTCTGGGCCCCCATTTCCAAGAGGGGACGTCCGGCCCTACGAACCGGATCGCCTCGACGCCGGCCTCCGGGAACCGTCTCAGGATCTCCGACAGGATCTGCGCGCGCATGAGCTGCAGCTGTTTCGCCCACGCCGTGGAGTCCGCCTGCACGGTGAGGGTGCCGGCATCCAGGGCCACCGGGCGGGTGTGAGCGGCGGTGTCCGCGCCCGCGACATCGTGCCAGGTGCGCACGAGATCCTCGCGGGCCAGCTGTGGCTCCCAGCCCGCCGACTGCGTGAGGGTCGCGAGAACGTCTCCCAGTCCTCGCGGGTCTCGGCCCGGCGAGAACGGGGCGTTCTCGTCGTCGTCGGTGCGGCGGCGACGCCTCCTCTTGCGGTACGGCGACGGCTCGAGACCGCGCAGACGCAGGTAGGTCGCCATCGTCTCGGGGAGTTCGGCGTCGTCACTCATCGTCGACCGTCACGATCTGGCCCGCCTCGACACGGACGACGTGCGCGCGAAGGGCATCGGGAACGTCCTCCTCGACGGCCGAGGTGACGATCACCTGCTCGTACCCGCCGACCAGCTCGGCGAGGCGAGCGCGCCTCCCCGCGTCGAGCTCGGCGAACACGTCATCGAGGATGAGCACGGGGTCTCCCAAGCGGGACTCGGCGCGAAGAATCTCCGCCGAGGCCAGACGCAGAGCAAGAGCGACCGACCAGGACTCGCCGTGTGAGGCGTACCCCTTCACCGGAAGGCCCCGGACGCGCAGGACCAGGTCGTCACGATGGGGACCGACCAAGGTCAGCCCGCGCTCGAGTTCCGCGGACCGTCGCGCAGCGAGGGCGGCGCGGAACTGCTCCGCGAGGGGCCCGCCCGGAGCGGAGGTCGCCGCGTCTCCCTCTTCGGGATCGCCGCCACCGACCGACAGTGCCCACTCCAAACGGGGCTCGTGGTCGGCGCCCGCGATCGCCGCGTAGGCGCTCGCGACCGGCTCGGACAGATCGGATGCCAGCGCCAAGCGCGCCTCGATCAGTTCGGTCCCCAGGGTGACGAGCTTGTCGTCCCAGACGTCGAGGGTTCCGAGGGCGTCACCGCGCACGCCCCGCGCCCGAGCGGACTTCAACAGCGCGGTCCGCTGGCGGAGGACCCGGTCGTAATCGGCGACGACCGCGGCCATCCTCGGAGTGCGCTGCACGATCAGCTGATCGGCGAACCGCCGCCGCGCAGATGGGTCGCCCCGCACGATCTGCAGGTCTTCGGGGGCGAAGAGCACCACCTGGGCGTACCGGGGAAGTTCCGCGGTGCGCACGTTCACCCCGTTTACCCGCGCGCGGTTGGATCCCTGGCGATTCAGCTGCAGCTCGAGCAGCACGCTGCGTTCCCCGTGGGCGAGACGCGCGCGGACGATCGCGGCATCCGTCCCGTCCTTCACCATCGGCGCGTCGCTGGACACCCGATGAGAACCGAGAGTCGCCAGATAGGCGACGGCCTCGACGAGGTTCGTCTTGCCCTGGCCGTTCCGGCCGACGAAGACGTTGGCACCGGTGGAGAGCGAGACATCGACTTCCGCGTAATTGCGGAAATCCCTGAGTCCCAACTGCTCCACGATCACCGAGTCAGACTACCCGCCGCCTCCGACATCCCGGCGGGGCGCCGGTCTCAGCGGAGCAGCAGGTTGGGCTGGAGGAGGTACTTGAAGGTCCCCTCGCCGCCCTTGTCGACCGAGGTCTGCGGGGTGACCAGCACGGGGCTGAGCTTGTTCGCGTTGTCGCTCGACGTGAAGGTGATGCGCGTGAACTCGCTGCGCACCGCGCCGAGGGACTCGAGGAGGTACTGGGGGTTGAGCCCCAGGGTGACCTCGTCGCCGACGAGGGTGGCATCCACGGTCTCGGTGGCGCGAGCCTGCTCGGTGCCGGAGGCGTCCATCGACACGCCATCCGCCCCGAAAGTGAAGCGGAGCGGCGCGGAACGGTCGAGGACCAGGGCGACACGGCGAACGGCCTCGGCGAGCTCGGCGGTGTTGACCACGCTGTGGTGTTCGGTCTGCTCGGGGAAGAGCCGACGGACGGGCGGGAAGTTGCCCTTGATGAGGAGCGAGGTCACCGTCTTGTTGGCTGCGGTGAAGGCGATGATCTCGCGGTCACCCGACCCGGAGAAGGCGATGGAGATGTCGCCACCGTGCGCGAAGGTCTTGCCGACCTCCTGCAGGGTGCGAGCGGGAACCAGCGCCGACGTCGTCTCGTCAGATGCCGCCTGCCCCCCGTCCCACGGGATCTCGCGGAGCGCGACCCGATAACGGTCGGTGGCCACGAGGCTCAACCGTGTTCCGGAGACCTCGAGCTGCACACCGGTGAGGACCGGAGTGACATCGTCACGCGATGCGGCGAAGGCGACCTGCGCGATGGCGGTGGCGAACTCGTCCGCCGGCACGAGACCGGACTCGCCGGTGACCTCGGGAATCGCGGGGTATTCCTGGACGGGCATCGAAGCGAGCGTGAAGCGCGCCGAACCACAGGTGAGCAGGATGCCGCCGTCTTCATCGACCGCGATCTGGATCGGCGCATTGGGCAGTCGGCTCGCGATGTCGCTGAGCAGTCGGCCGTGGACGAGGATCGTGCCGGGCTCGTCGACCGTGGCCTCGATGGTCGTCCGAGCGGATGCCTCGTAGTCGAAAGCCGCGAGCGTGAGTCCCTGCTCGTTCGCTTCGATCAGGACACCGGCCAGGATCGGCTGCGGGTTGCGCTGAGGCAGGAGCTTGACCACGAACGACACAGCTTCGCTGAACACATCGCGATTGACGTGGAACTTCACGGACGCTCCCTTGACGGCGGGTATGGCTTACCCATGCTAGCCCCCGGCCGGGGATGACCCCGGTCCACGACTGAGCGCACCACGAGGTCATCGAATCTCTCTTAACTCAATAGGGATCTTTCATCTTGTTAACAGCTGTGGAGAGTGTGGATAACTTCGCGGATCGCTGTTAACAGAAGGGAACGACAGGACTGTCACTTGTGGACGGGCTGCGGAGAGCTTGCGCAGTTAACACGGCGAGGAGGGAAGTCGATCCGATCGCCGTCCACAAGTTAAGGCGCGTCGTGCACAGTTCATCCGCAGAGATTCGGAGTTATCCACAGGTTTTCCACACTGTGTAGAACCCGCTGAAACATCCCTCTGGTGCGGGTGAAGCGGAGCTCTGACCGCCGAAAAGACGAAGGACCCGACCGCGGATGCGGACGGGCCCTGGGCCGGGAGAGAGGCGCTCAGCGCATACGCCCGAGCTGGCTCGTGATCTCGGAAACCTGGTTGAAGATCGAGCGGCGCTCCTTCATCAGGTCGCTGATCTTCTTGTAGGCGTACATGACCGTGGTGTGGTCGCGGTTGCCGAACAGCTGCCCGATCTTCGGCAGTGACAGGCTCGTGCGCTCACGACAGAGGTACATCGCGATCTGCCGAGCCGTGGCGACGGCTTGCGATCGGCTCGATCCGTAGAGGTCGTCGACGGAGAGCTTGAAGTATTGCGCGGTCGCGGTGATGATGTCCGTCGGCGAGACGACGTTGGCGTCGTCCTGGTCGATGATGTCGCGGAGCACGGTCTGCGCGAGCGACATGTCGAGCGTCGACCGATTCAAGCTCGCGAACGCCGAAACGCGGATGAGCGCGCCCTCCAGTTCGCGGATGTTCGACGAGACGACCGTGGCGATGTACTCGAGCACGTCGTCCGGGATGAGAAGTCTCTCGCTCTGCGCCTTCTTGCGGAGGATCGCGATGCGTGTTTCCAGGTCGGGCGCCTGCACGTCGGTGATCAGACCCCACTCGAATCGACTTCGCATGCGGTCCTCGAAGCCGGTCAGCTGCTTCGGGGGCAGATCGCTCGTGATCACGACCTGCTTGTCGTGATCGTGAAGGGTGTTGAACGTGTGGAAGAAAGCTTCCTGCGTCTCGGCCCGGCCCTGGAGGAATTGGATGTCGTCGATCAACAGGATGTCGACGTCGCGATACCTCGCCTGGAACGCCGAGCCCCTGTTGTTGGCGATCGAGTTGATGAAGTCGTTCGTGAACTCTTCGCTCGAGACGTACCGGACACGGATGCCGGCGTACATGCTCGCCGCGTAGTCACCGATCGCGTGGAGCAGGTGTGTCTTACCGAGACCGGAGTCGCCGTAGATGAAGAGGGGGTTGTACGCCTTCGCCGGTGCTTCGGCCACGGCGACGGCTGCGGCGTGAGCGAAGCGGTTGGACTGACCGATGACGAAGTTGTCGAACGTGTACTTGGGGTTCAGTCGGGTGTCGCTCCGGGATGCCGGGACGATCGGTTCCGGTGCCTGCTCCGGGATGAGCGAATGGCTGGTGGGAGCCGGCGCCGGGCGGTCATCGCTCGACGCGGATCGCGGGGAG
This portion of the Microbacterium testaceum StLB037 genome encodes:
- the dnaN gene encoding DNA polymerase III subunit beta translates to MKFHVNRDVFSEAVSFVVKLLPQRNPQPILAGVLIEANEQGLTLAAFDYEASARTTIEATVDEPGTILVHGRLLSDIASRLPNAPIQIAVDEDGGILLTCGSARFTLASMPVQEYPAIPEVTGESGLVPADEFATAIAQVAFAASRDDVTPVLTGVQLEVSGTRLSLVATDRYRVALREIPWDGGQAASDETTSALVPARTLQEVGKTFAHGGDISIAFSGSGDREIIAFTAANKTVTSLLIKGNFPPVRRLFPEQTEHHSVVNTAELAEAVRRVALVLDRSAPLRFTFGADGVSMDASGTEQARATETVDATLVGDEVTLGLNPQYLLESLGAVRSEFTRITFTSSDNANKLSPVLVTPQTSVDKGGEGTFKYLLQPNLLLR
- the dnaA gene encoding chromosomal replication initiator protein DnaA produces the protein MSLHEVPDVPVWSAVLDHLLEDERVTPQLHGFLNLAVPQGVMGGTLYLDVPNDLTAAQMNKRMRAPILEALTQVQGPDPEVNAFRVVVNPDLIDSPRSASSDDRPAPAPTSHSLIPEQAPEPIVPASRSDTRLNPKYTFDNFVIGQSNRFAHAAAVAVAEAPAKAYNPLFIYGDSGLGKTHLLHAIGDYAASMYAGIRVRYVSSEEFTNDFINSIANNRGSAFQARYRDVDILLIDDIQFLQGRAETQEAFFHTFNTLHDHDKQVVITSDLPPKQLTGFEDRMRSRFEWGLITDVQAPDLETRIAILRKKAQSERLLIPDDVLEYIATVVSSNIRELEGALIRVSAFASLNRSTLDMSLAQTVLRDIIDQDDANVVSPTDIITATAQYFKLSVDDLYGSSRSQAVATARQIAMYLCRERTSLSLPKIGQLFGNRDHTTVMYAYKKISDLMKERRSIFNQVSEITSQLGRMR